AGGACTTCAAGGAATGTGGGGCGGCAGTGCTGCCAAAACAGCAGGTGAAGAAAAGCTGTTCTGGGTGATTGGTCCTGGGAAAGGGAACTTCTGGAGATGTTTTTCTAgtccaagaaagaggaaaataaaaggtaaagGGCAGATACAGGAAGTAGAGAAGTTGCAAGACTAGGTAACCCCTTAACTACAAAGGAAGAGATGAGTTTGGGGCTGCTCTAAAGCTTCTGTCTTAGGGTATCCAAGAGATGATTGTGGTTCTCCTCGGGGATAGGAGGTTGAATCAGTTGAGGAAagaacatttttgtcattttactgcctaaaaatgtattttgtcatctttttagaAATTAGTCCAAGTGACACTGCTTAGAGTCTTCATATGAAAAAGTGACTGTTCTGTCTTCCCGCTGCCACCGAAAGAGGCCTGGAGGTCTTGTTTTCTGTCCCAGTGTGATCACTAAAACCATTTTCATATGGTTAACAAGTCCTGCAGAGCCCAACCACCCCATCCCTGCTTGTCAGAGTCCCAGCCAGTTTTGAACCCTGGGCATACCTTACTCTCTTGCAGCTTGGCTGTGCACTTTATCTGACATTTCTGGGTGTTTTGTTATGGGAGGGTTTTTAGATCCTCTGGTCTTCTGCATGAAATAGAAGTTTCTCACTCCCCAAGTAATAATAGTCTGCTCTGAAATCCTAGGAATGAGAGAAGAATGATATTAGTCAGGTCCTGTTAGGAAACAGATGTCATGCTCAAACTGGGTAATTTAAGGAGTGTTTAAGTGTTTCCTTCAGGCAAAGGGAAGCTCTCTATTCCAGGTATGAAGAGTTTGATGGAGGAATTAAGGGTTTACCCAGCTGTTGGAAGAACTGGGATTGGGAAGGTCAGGGAAGCTGCTGCTGATCATCTCAGATGGAAGCCTCGCAGTGGGTGGTTCTCATGCGTTGATGGGAAAGCTGCTATGAATCCCTGTCTGATGCAGCCACCTCTGGGAGTATTAACCTTGGCTTTTCTTCTGCCTTTCACATCTCTCTTGTGCTTCTCTTGGCAAACTCTTAACCCAGTTTATGCTAGAAGAGGGGTTCTGAAAAGTAGCTCACATGCTGCTGAGTTGTCCACAGTGCAGAACTGGGACTGTTGACAAAGGGTGAGCAGGGCTTGGGGACGCCAGTGGAGCTGGCAGTGGGACTTGAAGTAGGGGGAGGTGTTACACCCCTGGGCCTGGAAGGCAAGAAGACGAAGCCATCCTTCTGGAAGACAGGAAGAGGAGCCCTGAGAAGGTGGCTGTATAGGTTGTCCAGCCTGGGTTTGGCCATTGGCAGGTCATCTCGGCCAGCCTCAACGACTGCAGGGTGTGAGCCAGAAGAATAAATTCCCCTTCActctcctgcctcttcccagcCAACTGGACTAGAAGCCAGAGGGGCAGTGGAGCCTCTCAACAGTCCCTGTGGTGCCCTCTCTCAGGGTAGAGAGTGGGACGGAGTTGGGTGAAAGAGTAAGGTTGGAGGGCAAAGTAGTATAGTTTACCAGCCCAGAGCTATAACTCAAAGCATATGTGTTGAGGATTAAAGCATCTTTTTCAGGGCAAGGAAAGAGAATAAGCAGAAAATCAAGGGTTGAAcctgaaatgaaagaggaagcagGTACTTGAAAagacctcttggagttccctgatggctcagcaggttaaaggatctggcattgtcattgctgtacctcagattgctgctgtggtgtgggttcgatccctggcccaggaacttctccaagCCTTGGACACAGCCCAGAAAAGGAAGAGCTCTCTCAAGGAAACTGTCTTGAAGACAGTTTGGAAAGCTTTGTGGGGAAGAGAATGGattggcgggggggggaggggggggaggggagaggtcttGAGTAGGAGGAGGAAGGACAAAGAAGGCTTTGGTTGGTTTTCTACAAAACTGCAAGGTGGGGTTCccgcgtggctcagtggttaacgaatccaactaggaaccatgaggcttcgggttcgattcctggccttgctcagtgggttaaggatctggcgttgccatgagctgtggggtaggtcacagatgcggctcggatcccgtgttgctgtggctctggcataagccagcagctacagctccaattagacccctagcctgggaacctccatatgcctcgggagcagcccttgAAGAGACAAAAACAACTGCAGGGTCATTGGCCCCAGGGTGGGAGCAGTGCTTGTGGTGAGGTCAGGGTATGGGCTCTGGATCATGGACAATGGAAGAGAAAGGCTCCAAGCACTAGACCTCACCAGTGCCTTCATAGTCCTCACGAGACCATTCAAAAGGTTAGGAAGATGGAGAACCAGGAAAAGGAGTGTTGTGGAAGGAGGTGCATTGGTAAACCTCTTTTTCAGATCACGTGTACAAGTTCCTTAtaggtgactttttttctttttcttttcttttctttctttttttttttttttttgtcttttgtctttttagggctgcacctgcagcatatggagattcccaggctagaggtcaaattggagctgtagctgccagcctatgccatggccacagcaacaaaggatccacagcccacggcaacgccagatccttaacccactgagcgaggccagggattgaacccagggttagttgggtttgttaaccattgagccacaacaggaactcctgggagacATCTTTTAGAGAGTCAGATTTTCTTTACTGCATCTGTACTCATTCAAACAAGGAAATTCAGGCATTTGTCATTATTAATCACAATGCTGTAAAACTGATTTCCCcaatgctttgctttttttcagtgATGGAATACTATTGGAATGACCTATTTAGTAGCTTATTTTATGCACTgatgctaaaattaaaatatgcagtgggttaagaatccagcattgtcactgcagcagcttgggttgccactgcggtgtgagttcagtccctggcctggaatttccacatgctgtgggcacggccaaaaaaaaaagaatctaggtttaattttcattttcatttgctggTATACTTGGTTTTCCTAGTTGCTTTACTTGAAACTCCTAAAAAAGATGGACTTGCACCCACTATCTGGTGCTCAGAAACTTCATGTGTAATAAGAGTGTTTAACCTGACTAGCACCCTGTAGGAGGAATCTGCTTGTGAATTTTTTCTCCCATCTGGTCCGTAAACCAAAACTGATGCAATAGGGAGGGGGACATAATCATACAGGACAGGATATCTCCAGAGAGGGGCCGAGGACACACATCCAAGGGAATGGTACCCaagtctctttccctctctggagATGGGATTCTCTGTGGAACCAGGCAGCCTGAGGCCAGAAGTGCTGGTGTTAACGTGTTCTTTAGTTCTCAGCAGCTCCTGTTTTAGGAAAAATTTGGGCAAGTGGCAGCATTTTTTTATACACTGAGATTTTTTGAGAGCCTGATTTTATTTACAGAAGGATCAGTTAAACAACATGCGAGGTATTTATTTATGGAGATAGTATCTCTCAAGGAACTTTTCATTAAACTGCCACACACACTCTTTTTGTTCAGTTTAACCCATCACGTAGAGAAAGAAGGCCATTGGCACTGAGATCTAGGGTAGAAACACATAGCAAACAGGGAGGGTACCTGTGTGGACAGAATTTGACAGtcttaggaattcccattgtagcacagtgggaacgaatccagccagtgtctgtgaggatgcaggtttgacctctggcctccctcagtgggacggggatctgccgttgccataagctgtggtataggtcgcagatgcggctcggatcctgtgttgctgggctgtggtataggtcacagacgtggcttggatcctgtgttgctgggctgtggtataggttgcagacgtggcttggatcctgtgttgctgtggttgtggtgtaggctggcacctatagctcccgtttaacccctagcctgggaacttccatatgccgcaggtatggccttaaaaaaaaagcgcacacatatacacaaaagaattTGACAGTCTTAGTAACTAAATCTTACTTACTAACTCACCCTACGTGGCTTAGTGAGGGAGGGTCCCCTAAAAGTATTGATGGCGGGGGGCCCCCCACTTTCAAGATTGACCTCTGACAGGACAAGTGGCAGTTGTCACTGACTGCTCTTAGATCATCTGGGCAGTGTAGCCTGAAGGGGTAGGTGGCCAGACCAGGCCCTCAGCCCCGCAGAGCCTGTGGCCtgtgtgcttcagtttcctcatgtggaAGATGAGGATTCTCAAGTTGTGGGGATGAGACGAGTGGGTGCATGTAAAGTTGCTGGTACAGCATCAAGCACTGCAGTAATCACTCCAGATTCACTGGAACACAGAAAGTAGCCCTCTGTGGCAGAGGCATTTGAGGAGGATGAGAAgcagtttcctttagattctGAGATTATTTGTCCTTGAATGTTTAAAAGTGACTTTGGGTCATGTGATTATGTAATCAAACTTAGAATCAAAGGAGTAGGCTCTTGCTAGCTATTTTAGACTTAAGATGTTTCAGGAAGAAGTGGGTCAGGCATTCAGAGTTTGGAGTTTCTGACCATCTTCAGCTGTGGTCCGTGTTTACCTTCTGAATTCTCCTCGCAGCTTTCGTGTGGACTTGAGTTTTTTACTCCTGGACCTGGAGCATTTTACAGGCAGGGTCTTAAGGATCATCAAGCTCTGCTTTCAGATTCTGTTTTCACTTTCCTACACTTCTCTCATCTCATCTCTGAGTATGGAAGTTCTAACCTGGTTCTCTAAGGCTTCCTTCTTGTGCATTTACTGGTTTACAGAATGCCATGTGCTCCTTACTGCTAAGGACAGGAAGATTCCAGCAAGGCACAAAGCCTCTGCCCTTTAGGAAGTGTACATTCTAGTGGAGGCTGGGGACAGACAGTACATCAGTAACATATCTGAGCCTGCTGGGACTAGATACCAGGGAGGAGATAAAGCAGGGGAGTCGGGAAAGCCCGGGTGCAGTGTGGAGTTGGCTGTTTTTCAGTAGGACGACCAGGGCAGGCCTTGCCAACCAGGTGGCCTTTGCCCAGAGACCGGAAGGAAGTAAAGGGGCAAGGCAGGAGGCTGCAGAGGAGGACCGTGGCTGACACACGCCAAGTTCCTGGGTAGAAGTAAGGAGACAGTGGGACTAGAGCAGAGAGTGGCAAAGGAGAAGGTCAGAGAGGTGGTGAGACCAGACCAGCTCCACCTGGGATGAGATGGGGAGCCATCGCAGGGCTTAGAGATTAGGTATCGAGCTCACCTCTTAAAAGGATCGCTGACTTTCCTCCCGGCAACTCCTTTTTCAGCTCCCTctgagaggaaatcaagaaactAGCTTCATAAGCCATTGCAGGAAAACTTTGTCCTAACTTATACCCTAACCCACGTGTGTTTCGTAACTTCTTTTTTGAATATTGATTTTAAAGTCATTTGGAACAGTTTGGCCTTGTCTTCCTCATCTCTGACTCTGAGGAGACAGGCCAGGCGAGAGGCAAAATACAGGCAGCTCTTGATTAATTGTTCAAGAGGAACATTGCATTACATGCTCATTACATTAGCAAAGGTGATGCAACGTGTTGATCCAGTCAGATAGTTTGGGAAGAGTCTAGGTCCTAGGCTTGGTGAGTTCTTACTTTCCTCTGTATCTCTTGCTGTCCTCCTATGTGACTGTTTCAGTTCCCTCTTTCATGGTAGTAGCGAGTAATAACTTTGTGCAAGTCAGAAGCTACATAGGGGTTAGAGGTGCTAATAAAACTTCTCGTAAGCCTCCGGAAAGAATCTGGAGGAATAATCACTGCTCTTTTGGCTTATGCTGCCTAGCCCTTTGTACTCGGGAAATGAGGAGGGGTGGTTGAGGTGGGGAGCCTTGGACATAATTATGTGTCAAGAAGAGGTTGACCCTAAGATTGTCTGGCTGCCTGTAGCAGTAAGGAGTCCATGCAGTGCTAAGAGTTGAGTGTCCTCGGGTCACCCATCATCACAGTTAGTTGGCAATTACTGCAAATCTGCAGCAACTTGCATGTGGATATAAGGAACTGACTTCTGTTTTCAAAAGTGGAGAAGCCAGTGGAGTGACTGCCTCATTATTATGTGAGGCTCTCAGTTCCTTGATCAGTCTAATAATACATGAAAGCAACTAAATGAAAGTACTTTTTTCTCACCCTTTCACCATCCACAACTGGAAGACTTGACACTAATAATAATACAGTCCCATATTTTAACCCAGTTgaattgggggagggggctcaTTTATCTAATAGGGAGGTTTTTACTGTattgaatttgtatttatttggagtattttcttttcatactaCTGTAAACTGCTGCCTCACTCTTTAAGCCATTCCTCTGCTTATTTGCATCTTCAGAGATGGATAggataagaaataaagaagatgagccctgggaactatatttagtcacttgtgatggagcgtgatggaggataatgtgaagaatatgtgtgtgtgtgtatatatatctgtatgactgggtcactttgctgtacggtagaaaactataatggaaaaaattaaaacatttaaaaaaaaaagagaagaaaggagatgaaATTCAAACCAGTCAGCTTCATCCAGGCACCTGAATTTTCGTGTCCCCTCCATCCCTAGACTTGATTTTATTTGTACTGAGGAGATGCAtgtctaatatttttctttttttccttccatttccagGAGGGCTGTTGGCCTGCTGCTGTTCTGCTGAACAGTATGCAGTCCTTTCGGGAGCAAAGCAGTTACCACGGAAACCAGCAGAGCTACCCACAGGAGGTACACGGCTCATCCCGGATAGAAGAGTTCAGCCCTCGTCAGACCCAGATGTTCCAGAATTTTGGGGGTGCAGGTGGCGGTAGTGGCagcagtggtggcagcagcagtggtGGACGACGAGGCACAGCGGCTGCTGCTGCAGCGATGGCTAGTGAAACCTCCGGCCATCAAGGCTACCAGGGTTTCAGGAAAGAAGCTGGAGACTTTTACTACATGGCAGGCAACAAAGACCCCGTGGCCACGGGAACCCCGCAGCCTCCTCAGCGAAGGCCTTCTGGGCCTGTGCAGAGCTATGGACCCCCCCAGGGGAGCAGCTTCAGCAATCAGTATGGGAGTGAGGGTCATGTGGGCCAGTTTCAAGCACAGCACTCTGCCCTTGGTGGTGTGTCTCATTATCAGCAGGATTACACTGGGCCTTTCTCTCCAGGGAGTGCTCAGTACCAGCAGCAGCCTTCCAGCCAACAACAGCAGCAAGTACAGCAGTTGAGACAACAGCTTTACCAGTCCCATCAGCCCCTGCCACAAGCCACTGGCCAGCCAGCATCTGGCTCATCCCATCTGCAGCCAATGCAGCGGCCCTCAACCTTGTCAGCCTCTGCTGCTGGTTACCAGTTGAGAGTAGGTCAGTTTGGCCAACACTACCAGTCTtctgccgcctcctcctcctcctcctccttcccttcaccACAACGTTTTAGCCAGTCTGGACAGAGCTATGACGGCAGTTACAGTGTGAATGCTGGATCCCAGTACGAAGGACATAATGTGGGCTCTAACGCACAGGCTTATGGAACACAATCAAATTACAGCTATCAACCTCAATCTATGAAGAATTTCGAACAGGCAAAGATTCCTCAAGGGACtcagcaggggcagcagcagcagcagcagcagcagcaacagcagcagcagcagcagcagcaacagcatccCCCTCAGCATGTGATGCAGTATCCCAACTCTGCCACCAAGTTGCCCCTGCAGAGCCAGGTGGGGCAGTACAGCCAGCCCGAGGTTCCTGTGAGGTCCCCCATGCAGTTTCACCAGAACTTCAGCCCCATTTCTAACCCTTCCCCAGCTGCCTCTGTGGTCCAGTCTCCAAGCTGTAGCTCTACCCCCTCTCCTCTTATGCAGAGTGGGGAGAATCTCCAGTGTGGGCAAGGCAGTGTGCCCATAGGCTCCAGAAACCGAATTCTGCAGTTAATGCCTCAGCTCAGCCCAACCCCATCAATGATGCCCAGTCCTAATTCTCACGCTGCAGGCTTCAAAGGGTTTGGACTAGAAGGGGTGCCAGAGAAGCGGCTGACAGATCCTGGGTTGAGTAGTTTGAGTGCCCTGAGCACTCAAGTGGCCAATCTTCCGAACACTGTTCAGCACATGCTACTTTCTGACGCCTTGACCCCTCAGAAGAAGACCTCCAAGAGGCCCTCCTCATCTTCTAAGAAAACAGACAGCGGCACAAATTCGGAAGGCTCCTCGCAGGCTGAAGAACAGCTGAAGTCTCCGCTGGCAGAGTCTCTGGATGGAGGCTGCTCCAGCAGCTCTGAGGATCAAGGCGAGCGGGTGAGGCAGCTGAGCGGCCAGAGCACCAGCTCTGACACCACCTACAAGGGTGGAGCCTCAGAGAAAGCAGGCTCCTCACCAGCACAAGGCACTCAGAACGAAGCCCCCAGGCTCAGCGCCAGTCCTGCAGCCGGAGAAGAGACCACCTCCCCAGGTGCTAAGGACACGCCGGTGTCGTCTGAGGGCAATCCCAAAGTCAACGAGAAGACGGTTGGGGTGATCGTCTCCCGGGAAGCTATGACAGGTCGGGTAGAAAAGCCTGGTGGGCAAGAGAAAGGCGCCCAAGAGGAGGATCCTGCAGCCACTCAAAGGCCACCCAGCACTGGCGGGGCCAAGGAGACCGGCCACGCGTCCCTTCCACAGCCAGAACCTCCAGGAGGAGGGAGTAAAGGAAGCAAGAACGGAGATAGCAACTCCAGCCACAACGGAGAAGGAAATGGCCAGAGTGGGCACGCCACGGGGGGCTCTGGTTTTATCGGCAGAACTGAGCCCAGCAAATCTCCTGGGAGCTTGCGTTATAGTTACAAAGATAGTTTTGGGTCAGCTGTGCCAAGAAACGTCAGTGGCTTTCCTCAGTATCCTTCAGGACAAGATAAGGGGGACTTCCCTGGCCACGCGGAGCGAAAGGGTCGGAATGAGAAGTTCCCCAGCCTCCTGCAGGAAGTGCTTCAGGGTTATCACCACCACCCCGACCGGAGGTATTCTAGGAGCGCTCAGGAGCACCAGGGCATGGCCGGTGGCCTGGAAGGAGCCACGAGGCCTAATGTCCTAGTTAGTCAAACCAATGAATTAGCTAGCAGGGGCCTTTTGAACAAAAGCATTGGGTCCCTCCTAGAAAACCCCCACTGGGGCCCCTGGGAAAGGAAATCAAGCGGCACAGCCCCCGAAATGAAACAGATCAACTTGGCTGACTATCCAATTCCCAGAAAGTTTGAGATCGAGCCTCAGTCATCAGCCCATGAGCCCGGGGGTTCCCTCTCTGAGAGGAGATCAGTGATTTGTGACATTTCTCCACTAAGACAGATTGTCAGGGACCCAGGGGCTCACTCACTGGGACACATGGGTGCCGACACCAGACTTGGGAGGAATGAACGTCTCAATCCAAGTTTAAGTCAGTCAGTCATTCTTCCCGGTGGGCTGGTGTCCATGGAAACAAAGCTGAAGTCCCAGAGTGGGCAGATAAAAGAGGAAGACTTTGAACAGCCCAAATCGCAAGCTagcttcaacaacaaaaaatctggaGACCACTGCCACCCTGCCAGCATCAAGCATGAGTCTTACCGAGGAAACGCCAGCCCTGGGGCAGCAGCCCATGATGCCATCTCAGACTACGGCCCACAGGACAGCAGGCCCATGCCGTTGCGGCGGGTCCCTGGCAGAGTTGGTGGTCGGGAGGGCATGAGGGGTCGGTCCCCTTCTCAGTACCATGACTTTTCAGAAAAGTTGAAGATGTCTCCTGGGAGGAGCAGAGGCCCGGGAGGAGACCCCCACCACATGAACCCACACATGACCTTTTCAGAGAGGGCCAACAGGAGTTCTCTGCACACTCCCTTTTCTCCTAACTCAGAAAGCCTGGCCTCTGCGTATCACACAAACACTCGTGCTCACGCTTATGGGGACCCCAATGCAGGTTTGAATTCTCAGCTCCACTATAAGAGACAGATGTACCAACAGCAGCAAGAGGAGTATAAAGACTGGAGCAGCACTTCTGCTCAGGGAGTAATCGCTGCGGCACAGCACAGGCAGGAGGGACCCCGGAAGAGCCCAAGGCAGCAGCAGTTTCTCGACCGAGTACGAAGCCCCCTGAAGAATGACAAAGATGGCATGATGTATGGCCCACCGATGGGGACTTACCATGACCCGAGTGGTCAGGAGGGTGGGCGCTGCCTCATGTCTAGCGATGGTCTTTCTAACAAAGGCATTGAGTTGAAGCACGGCTCCCAGAAGTTACAGCAGGAATCTTGTTGGGATCTTTCTCGGCAGACTTCTCCAGCCAAAAGCAGCGGTCCTCCAGGAATGTCCAGTCAAAAAAGGTATGGACCACCCCATGAGACTGATGGACACGGGCTAGCTGAGTCTACACAGTCATCCAAACCTAGTAATGTTATGCTAAGGCTTCCAGGTCAAGAGGATCATTCTTCTCAGAACCCCTTAATCATGAGGAGGCGTGTCCGTTCTTTCATCTCTCCCATTCCCAGTAAGAGACAGTCACAAGATGTGAAGAACAGTAACACTGAAGATAAAGGGCgcctccttcacccactgaaagaAGGCGCTGATAAAGCATTCAATTCCTATGCCCATCTTTCTCACAGTCAGGAGCTCAAGTCCATCCCCAAGAGAGAATCCTCCAAAGACCTTCCAAGTCCAGATAGTAGAAACTGCCCTGCTGTTACCCTCACAAGTCCTGCTAAGACCAAAATACTACCCCCACGGAAAGGACGGGGATTGAAATTGGAAGCTATCGTTCAGAAGATCACCTCCCCGAACATTAGGAGGAGCGCCTCCTCGAACAGCGCCGAGGCTGGGGGAGACACGGTCACTCTCGATGACATCCTGTCTTTGAAGAGCGGCCCTCCCGAAGCTGGGAGCGTCGCTGCTCCGGAtgcagagatggagaagagaaaaggtgCAGGGGTACCTGACCTGGTGGGTCCCACCAGCCAGGAGTCGAGCGTAGAAAAGCCTCTGGCCCGGTCCTCAGAGGAGTGGCGCGGCGGTGGGGACGACAAAGTGAAGACCGAGGCACACCTAGACTCGGTTACTCCTGGAAAGGAACCCGCTGGTGCCATGACGTCCGCAACCTCACAGAAGCCTGGGAGTAACCAAGGGAGACCAGATGGCTCCCTGGGCGGGGCAGCACCTTTAATCTTTCCTGACTCCAAGAATGTGCCTCCAACGGGCATCCTGGCTCCTGAGGCGAACCCCAAGGCTGAAGAGAAGGAGAACGATACAGCGACCATCTCCCCCAAACAGGAGGGCTTCCCCCCGAAGGGTTACTTCCCATCGGGAAAGAAGAAGGGGAGACCCATTGGTAGTgtgaataaacaaaagaaacaacagcagccaccacctccaccccctcaGCCTCCTCAGATACCAGAAGGTTCTGCAGATGGAGAGCCAAAGCCAAAAAAGCAGAGGCAAAGGAGGGAGAGACGGAAGCCTGGGGCACAGCCAAGGAAGCGGAAAACCAAACAGGCAGTTCCCATCGTAGAACCCCAAGAACCCGAGATCAAACTGAAGTATGCCACCCAGCCACTGGATAAAACCGATGCCAAGAACAAGTCCTTTTTCCCTTATATCCATGTAGTAAATAAGTGTGAACTTGGAGCCGTTTGTACAATCATCAATGCTGAGGAAGAGGAGCAGACCAAATTGGTGAGGGGTCGGAAGGGTCAGAGGTCCCTGACCCCTCCACCCAGCAGCACGGAGAGCAAGGCGCTCCCAGCTTCGTCCTTCATGCTGCAGGGACCTGTGGTGACAGAGTCCTCTGTTATGGGGCACCTGGTTTGCTGTCTGTGTGGCAAGTGGGCCAGTTACCGGAACATGGGTGACCTCTTTGGACCCTTTTACCCCCAAGATTATGCAGCCACTCTCCCCAAGAATCCGCCTCCTAAGAGGGCCACGGAAATGCAGAGCAAAGTTAAGGTACGGCACAAAAGCGCTTCAAATGGCTCCAAGACGGAcactgaggaggaggaagagcagcagcagcagcagaaggagCAGAGGAGCCTCGCTGCCCACCCCAGGTTTAAGCGGCGACACCGCTCGGAAGACTGTGGCGGAGGCCCCCGGTCCCTGTCCAGGGGGCTCCCTTGTAAAAAAGCAACCACCGAGGGCAGCAGTGAAAAGACTGCCTTGGACTCAAAGCCCTCCGTGTCCACCACTTCAGAAGGCGGCCCCGAGTTGGAGTTACAAATCCCTGAACTACCTCTTGACAGCAATGAATTTTGGGTCCATGAGGGTTGTATTCTCTGGGCCAATGGAATCTACCTGGTCTGTGGCAGGCTCTACGGCCTGCAGGAAGCGCTGGAAATAGCCAGAGAGATGGTGAGTACGAGAAAGCCCTCTCCGGCTTCTCGTTCCCTTTCTTCCACCTTTCCTTGCTTCAGCCCTGCTTTTTATTCTTACATGTCACATGGTCATTCCTCCAAATTAAAGCCCCTAGGCCCATGTATAAtacaggaaatatagccaatgttttataataactataaagggaggataacctttaaaaattgtggatCGCTACGTTGTGCACCTGTGCTTATATAATGCGGTACTTCACTTAtatggcaattaaaaaaataataataaagccccTGGGTGCAAGTGATGGACAGAAAATGAagtaatttggaaatttttttaactttcatgttTATCAACACAGGTTATGGGGTTGTGCTGTGTTCTGTGCTCATTAAAACAAACGTCTCTGCTTCACCCTCCTCAGACCTGATTCCTCTGCtggtttcctctgtttcttttctaaacAATGAGCTTCTGCCactatttgtgtttttctatggatcttcttttccattttacaaCATCTGAAGTATGTACTATGGTTATAACCCCTTTCTTTTCAAACTTTTCactcctcggagttcctgtcgtggttcagtggtcaacaaacccgact
Above is a genomic segment from Phacochoerus africanus isolate WHEZ1 chromosome 7, ROS_Pafr_v1, whole genome shotgun sequence containing:
- the TCF20 gene encoding transcription factor 20 isoform X3, with product MQSFREQSSYHGNQQSYPQEVHGSSRIEEFSPRQTQMFQNFGGAGGGSGSSGGSSSGGRRGTAAAAAAMASETSGHQGYQGFRKEAGDFYYMAGNKDPVATGTPQPPQRRPSGPVQSYGPPQGSSFSNQYGSEGHVGQFQAQHSALGGVSHYQQDYTGPFSPGSAQYQQQPSSQQQQQVQQLRQQLYQSHQPLPQATGQPASGSSHLQPMQRPSTLSASAAGYQLRVGQFGQHYQSSAASSSSSSFPSPQRFSQSGQSYDGSYSVNAGSQYEGHNVGSNAQAYGTQSNYSYQPQSMKNFEQAKIPQGTQQGQQQQQQQQQQQQQQQQQQHPPQHVMQYPNSATKLPLQSQVGQYSQPEVPVRSPMQFHQNFSPISNPSPAASVVQSPSCSSTPSPLMQSGENLQCGQGSVPIGSRNRILQLMPQLSPTPSMMPSPNSHAAGFKGFGLEGVPEKRLTDPGLSSLSALSTQVANLPNTVQHMLLSDALTPQKKTSKRPSSSSKKTDSGTNSEGSSQAEEQLKSPLAESLDGGCSSSSEDQGERVRQLSGQSTSSDTTYKGGASEKAGSSPAQGTQNEAPRLSASPAAGEETTSPGAKDTPVSSEGNPKVNEKTVGVIVSREAMTGRVEKPGGQEKGAQEEDPAATQRPPSTGGAKETGHASLPQPEPPGGGSKGSKNGDSNSSHNGEGNGQSGHATGGSGFIGRTEPSKSPGSLRYSYKDSFGSAVPRNVSGFPQYPSGQDKGDFPGHAERKGRNEKFPSLLQEVLQGYHHHPDRRYSRSAQEHQGMAGGLEGATRPNVLVSQTNELASRGLLNKSIGSLLENPHWGPWERKSSGTAPEMKQINLADYPIPRKFEIEPQSSAHEPGGSLSERRSVICDISPLRQIVRDPGAHSLGHMGADTRLGRNERLNPSLSQSVILPGGLVSMETKLKSQSGQIKEEDFEQPKSQASFNNKKSGDHCHPASIKHESYRGNASPGAAAHDAISDYGPQDSRPMPLRRVPGRVGGREGMRGRSPSQYHDFSEKLKMSPGRSRGPGGDPHHMNPHMTFSERANRSSLHTPFSPNSESLASAYHTNTRAHAYGDPNAGLNSQLHYKRQMYQQQQEEYKDWSSTSAQGVIAAAQHRQEGPRKSPRQQQFLDRVRSPLKNDKDGMMYGPPMGTYHDPSGQEGGRCLMSSDGLSNKGIELKHGSQKLQQESCWDLSRQTSPAKSSGPPGMSSQKRYGPPHETDGHGLAESTQSSKPSNVMLRLPGQEDHSSQNPLIMRRRVRSFISPIPSKRQSQDVKNSNTEDKGRLLHPLKEGADKAFNSYAHLSHSQELKSIPKRESSKDLPSPDSRNCPAVTLTSPAKTKILPPRKGRGLKLEAIVQKITSPNIRRSASSNSAEAGGDTVTLDDILSLKSGPPEAGSVAAPDAEMEKRKGAGVPDLVGPTSQESSVEKPLARSSEEWRGGGDDKVKTEAHLDSVTPGKEPAGAMTSATSQKPGSNQGRPDGSLGGAAPLIFPDSKNVPPTGILAPEANPKAEEKENDTATISPKQEGFPPKGYFPSGKKKGRPIGSVNKQKKQQQPPPPPPQPPQIPEGSADGEPKPKKQRQRRERRKPGAQPRKRKTKQAVPIVEPQEPEIKLKYATQPLDKTDAKNKSFFPYIHVVNKCELGAVCTIINAEEEEQTKLVRGRKGQRSLTPPPSSTESKALPASSFMLQGPVVTESSVMGHLVCCLCGKWASYRNMGDLFGPFYPQDYAATLPKNPPPKRATEMQSKVKVRHKSASNGSKTDTEEEEEQQQQQKEQRSLAAHPRFKRRHRSEDCGGGPRSLSRGLPCKKATTEGSSEKTALDSKPSVSTTSEGGPELELQIPELPLDSNEFWVHEGCILWANGIYLVCGRLYGLQEALEIAREMKCSHCQEAGATLGCYNKGCSFRYHYPCAIDADCLLQEENFSVRCPKHKVRLWR